From a single Rutidosis leptorrhynchoides isolate AG116_Rl617_1_P2 chromosome 5, CSIRO_AGI_Rlap_v1, whole genome shotgun sequence genomic region:
- the LOC139850722 gene encoding uncharacterized protein produces the protein MYLIGLGDGSDELYPSWAYCDKILIPVHFYDAQHFILIVLNLEEQKILVYDSLPGHVDQEIVKLTKDLGDQLPVYLRAIDYFNQKQDSQIVDYLENKESIEFMTEAAPVVPVQGGSNGDCGVWVCIHMERVIFGWDEIPNIGDPKKAAEDYRVRMAKTFFRARFDTQEPPPKEKAKVGN, from the exons atgtatttgattggaTTAGGGGATGGTAGTGATGAGCTATATCCATCCTGGGCCTATTGTGATAAG ATTTTGATCCCCGTTCACTTTTACGATGCTCAACACTTTATTCTGATTGTGTTGAACTTGGAGGAACAGAAGATATTGGTGTACGATAGTTTGCCCGGTCATGTTGATCAAGAAATTGTCAAGCTCACCAAAGATCTGGGAGATCAATTGCCTGTATACTTAAGAGCAATTGATTACTTTAACCAAAAGCAAGACTCCCAGATTGTTGACTACTTGGAAAACAAGGAGAGCATCGAGTTCATGACCGAGGCAGCACCAGTCGTGCCGGTGCAAGGTGGAAGTAATGGGGACTGTGGTGTTTGGGTCTGCATCCATATGGAGAGGGTGATCTTTGGGTGGGATGAAATCCCAAACATTGGAGATCCTAAAAAGGCCGCAGAAGACTACAGAGTGAGAATGGCCAAGACCTTCTTTCGTGCACGCTTTGATACCCAGGAACCCCCACCAAAAGAGAAAGCAAAAGTTGGTAACTGA
- the LOC139850073 gene encoding uncharacterized protein, with the protein MLQRKSERPIGIDEKYPADDEEIWFSFRPNFKIRFSRREFCLITGFKFSRRTDMAHYIPRSYDVETPPIRRRCFPNRKVNSNITITDIQKLLYDGADFVVSDDDVVRLAIILIVERAFMGKQGIHVVSKKYLWLVEDFAKLNDYPWGNRIWDATYPVVKDGFQARESQLEVGKGYTLVGFMWSFKIWILEAYRRTIKSFAHKTDKNGVPRALFWKRSSAETFSVTDYLHLLNVMDDCPKNKRPFRTLHPTDVESGCQWWLKSCQYFDGTEVDEEVEEPVEDEPVNEEHGGGEQSQSQSQSQSQSQTQSNLSTDAKELYMSLVKRMDRQEKELQECRTQINDHERRISEQEKRISEQEQNQDEELLGRSFSDNENDKSAQRIRRGMRDRRPTRVLSSPFTTPGYRKSIEKVYL; encoded by the exons atgctccaaAGAAAGAGTGAGCGACCGATAGGAATAGATGAAAAGTACCCTGCTGATGATGAGGAAATATGGTTTAGTTTCCGTCCGAATTTCAAAATTAGATTTAGTAGGCGGGAATTTTGTCTCATCACGGGGTTTAAGTTTAGTCGTCgcacggacatggcacattacattcCCAGAAGTTATGATGTAGAAACACCACCGATTAGACGACGTTGTTTCCCAAATCGTAAAGTTAATTCAAACATTACAATTACCGATATCCAAAAGCTTTTATATGATGGTGCTGATTTTGTGGTTAGTGATGATGATGTCGTGCGGCTAGCCATTATTTTGATTGTGGAGAGAGCGTTTATGGGTAAGCAAGGGATTCATGTGGTGAGCAAAAAATACCTATGGCTAGTCGAAGACTTTGCTAAATTGAATGACTACCCGTGGGGTAATCGTATTTGGGATGCCACTTACCCCGTAGTTAAAGATGGATTTCAAGCTCGGGAAAGTCAGTTAGAGGTGGGAAAGGGTTATACTTTGGTCGGTTTTATGTGGTCATTTAAG atttggattctcgaggcaTATCGACGAACAATTAAAAGTTTTGCCCACAAGACAGACAAAAATGGAGTACCGAGGGCCTTATTTTGGAAACGTTCATCGGCTGAGACTTTTTCAGTCACTGATTACCTGCATCTACTAAACGTTatg GATGATTGTCCGAAGAATAAACGACCTTTTCGTACTCTGCATCCCACTGATGTTGAGAGTGGATGTCAATGGTGGTTAAAAAGTTGCCAATACTTTGATGGGACGGAAGTGGATGAGGaagttgaagaacctgttgaagatGAACCTGTCAATGAGGAACATGGTGGTGGAGAACagtctcaatctcaatctcaatctcagtCTCAATCTCAGACTCAATCAAACTTATCTACTGATGCAAAGGAATTATACATGTCTTTGGTGAAACGGATGGATAGGCAAGAGAAGGAGCTGCAAGAGTGTAGAACGCAAATAAATGATCACGAGAGACGTATATCTGAACAAGAGAAACGAATATCAGAACAAGAGCAAAATCAAGATGAGGAGTTACTTGGTCGATCCTTCTCAGACAATGAAAACGATAAATCAGCTCAACGGATTAGACGTGGAATGAGAGATCGACGACCAACGCGTGTACTAAGCTCCCCTTTCACAACACCGGGATACAGAAAATCAATCGAGAAGGTATATCTTTAA